A genomic stretch from Mycosarcoma maydis chromosome 3, whole genome shotgun sequence includes:
- a CDS encoding uncharacterized protein (related to AUR1 - inositol phosphorylceramide synthase) — MAIAYSNARSTSSSQEPRIAPGAPDSSYNGATVLQLPPNARRYLPSWLHYLLSRILAAASRLSFSTSIRENLDRLRAWSPSKGERFKYGFLLFVALFCLYIMETPAFPYKLTIPALYTATLLFPVTSQFFLPAAPIFAWLILFYSCKFIPASLRPHIWVSVLPTLETIWYGANISDILTQFGHPILDILAWVPYGVIHFAAPFFVAAFLFVFAPPSSVKVFAQAFGFMMLIGVMIQIVFPCAPPWYELREGLTPAHYGMRGSPAGLARIDALFHSHGYTLTFTGAPVVFGAFPSLHAGNATLKALFCSYFFPVVLQIGRLRLDARVLYWTYCFWLYWCTMYLMHHYLIDLVAGACLATFSFYYFLTDELREAMEQHYPYRNSAAAPPSAAPPSNRPDLAFASTATASQSIALDTLRSNGGAPYITAQGGVNGDVESQKMTPEVIFSIDDSAADSGDIAGSSADDDKRRKDAAALLARTKSPVQRVRSPAVARNDENA, encoded by the coding sequence ATGGCGATAGCCTACTCGAATGCGAGgtccacctcgtcctcgcaAGAGCCACGCATCGCACCCGGCGCCCCAGACTCTTCATACAATGGCGCGACCGTCTTGCAGCTCCCACCGAATGCACGACGCTACCTCCCTTCCTGGCTCCACTACCTCCTCTCTCGCATACTGGCGGCTGCCAGCCGCTTATccttctccacctcgatccgTGAAAACCTCGACCGATTGCGCGCATGGTCGCCCAGCAAAGGCGAACGCTTCAAGTAcggcttcttgctcttcgtcgCGCTCTTCTGCCTGTATATCATGGAGACGCCCGCATTTCCGTACAAGCTCACCATTCCGGCGCTCTACACTGCGACGCTATTGTTTCCTGTGACCTCGCAATTCTTcttgccagcagcacccATCTTTGCTTGGCTCATCTTGTTCTACTCGTGCAAGTTCATCCCAGCCTCTCTGCGGCCACACATCTGGGTCTCGGTGCTTCCGacgctcgagacgatcTGGTATGGTGCCAACATTTCGGATATTCTGACGCAATTCGGTCACCCGATACTCGACATCTTGGCCTGGGTACCGTACGGTGTGATTCATTTCGCAGCGCCCTTCTTTGTGGCCGCCTTTCTGTTTGTGTTTGCTCCACcgtcaagcgtcaaggtgTTTGCGCAGGCGTTTGGCTTCATGATGCTGATCGGGGTGATGATCCAGATCGTGTTTCCGTGCGCTCCTCCGTGGTACGAGCTGCGTGAAGGCTTGACGCCCGCCCACTATGGTATGCGAGGCTCTCCAGCTGGGCTCGCTAGGATCGACGCGCTCTTCCATTCTCACGGCTATACGCTCACGTTTACGGGAGCACCAGTGGTGTTCGGTGCGTTTCCATCGCTACATGCCGGCAACGCGACACTCAAGGCGCTGTTCTGCAGCTACTTCTTCCCCGTCGTTCTGCAGATCGGCCGTTTGAGACTCGATGCCAGGGTCCTCTACTGGACGTATTGTTTCTGGCTCTACTGGTGTACAATGTACTTGATGCACCACTACctcatcgatctcgtcgctgGCGCTTGTTTGGCCACGTTTAGCTTTTACTATTTTCTCACCGACGAACTTCGCGAGGCCATGGAGCAGCATTATCCCTACCGTAAttcggcagctgctccaCCCAGTGCGGCTCCACCTAGCAACCGACCCGATCTGGCTTTCGCTTCCACAGCCACGGCCAGTCAATCCATTGCGCTCGATACGCTGCGCAGCAACGGCGGTGCTCCTTATATCACCGCTCAGGGTGGCGTGAACGGCGATGTGGAATCGCAAAAAATGACGCCCGAGGTCATCTTTTCCATCGACGATTCAGCTGCGGATTCGGGCGATATCGCGGGATCGTCGGCGGACGACGACAAAAGGAGGAAGGACGCCGCGGCTCTGTTGGCAAGAACCAAGTCGCCCGTTCAGAGGGTCAGGTCGCCTGCGGTTGCCAGGAACGATGAAAACGCATGA